Proteins from a genomic interval of Quercus robur chromosome 9, dhQueRobu3.1, whole genome shotgun sequence:
- the LOC126698138 gene encoding TMV resistance protein N-like isoform X2: protein MSTQGGSTLSLSSSLTPRWKHDVFLSFKGEDTRNSFTDHLYTALKQKGILTFKYDEKIERGKAISREILEAIEESRFSIVILSKNYASSIWCLDELVQIIRCSKERGVTVLPVFYDVDPSDVRRQRGTFSIPFAVYMEKIEMWRAALTEVANLSGWLVQDGHVSELIQSIVELISQNLSSSFSSITNDLVGIDSLVEELITSYLDLGNNVCMIGVCGMGGSGKTTLARVVYGKFRGYFEGSSFIANVREYSKKIDLLQLQQLLLADILEERNIDIRNVYHGVDMIKRRLCHKKVLIVLDDVNKLDQLENLAGECGWFGLKSLIIITTRDEHLLVQHGVHKIYKPNALSSDDSLKLFCLKAFKNEQPKEGYMQLSQDVVHYANGHPLALVTFGSFLFGRTMDVWQSALDRFKKIPKREIFDTLKVSYDGLEEMWKDIFLDVACFFRGKMKDQVIEILETCGFDARIGIQVLMDKSLLTLENGALQMHDLLQEMGMEIVRQESREEPGKRSRLWLRKDLFHVLMNNTATKAIQAIVLEFGGDGAYRHIESYSEVFSRMCNLRLLIIDNVHIPNGLNHLSNELRLLEWHGYSSKCLPSRFQSKELVELKLQFSKIEYLWRGEKYLDKLKFIDLEHSINLMRTPDFSGVPRLEKLCLRGCINLVEIHPSIGQLSKLTVLNLEFCQSLINLPSSMDGLRSLEVLILLGCSKLAKLPENLGKIECLKELDLTGAAIREVPSSISFLICCGCEKQFFKSRLDSVFSVRLLKYLALSTNNLVFALPASISQLPKLEALNLGNCIQLHSLPDLPSNVRYINAKGCSSLEASPALLSMSNLSQPSISFFNCCKLVEYKEGSDGLAFAMLKRYLQGLIYPKTGLYETSTKRKDRSKAAFQIIIPGLDVPQWLTHQRIGYSISIELPPNWCNSRWMGFALCALFRINCYGYSSESYSLKGHVKALGDLPQHTFKVIGETSFEVVIGETSFDYSVGHLWLLYWSRDDLLGTHWNGHECSQINVVFDSNSPSVEVIKCAVRLIYEQDVEEFNQTTAQCSTSCVITSEGLDCVHHEFENSAVEKATKIIRTYDDNNRAEHSASWSFHEETVRVAKTKDGKKEIKGEQFRWSKPMQCLLLEILANDATKGNKPSNTFMPRSLARAAQEISGKFGVECQLNHVENCLRTIESIWSTITKLRNRKKIFGWNDNLKMITCEKKVYDEEVMAHPDHEQYLNKKIEMYDKMALIFCKDNATWGSAKSFSGIESEKRILELESNALDIDFEKASKGKQVSSSNAALSGASSLRKRSRMNQDANYGKFSKQLRKVELAIKKLKKDQLDVNELYEEVMKIERFSEVMLAFAFDYLVDNERVAKAFMAKNARLRTLWLESFFNQNGIHGN from the exons ATGAGCACTCAAGGAGGGTCAACGTTATCACTGTCTTCTTCTTTGACACCCCGGTGGAAACACGATGTGTTTCTCAGTTTTAAAGGCGAGGACACCCGTAATAGTTTTACGGACCATTTATATACTGCTTTGAAACAGAAGGGCATTTTGACCTTTAAGTATGATGAGAAAATTGAGAGAGGAAAAGCTATTTCACGAGAGATCCTGGAAGCAATAGAAGAATCGAGGTTTTCAATTGTCATTCTCTCAAAAAACTATGCGTCTTCGATATGGTGCTTGGATGAGCTTGTTCAAATCATCAGATGCAGTAAAGAGAGGGGAGTGACAGTTCTGCCGGTTTTTTATGATGTGGATCCATCTGATGTACGGAGACAGAGGGGAACTTTCTCAATTCCTTTTGCTGTATATATGGAGAAGATTGAAATGTGGAGAGCTGCTTTGACTGAAGTGGCGAATCTGTCTGGTTGGCTTGTTCAGGATGG GCATGTGTCAGAATTAATCCAAAGCATTGTGGAACTCATCTCACAAAATCTGAGTTCGAGTTTTTCCAGCATTACCAATGACTTGGTAGGAATAGATTCTTTAGTGGAAGAATTGATCACTTCATATTTAGATCTTGGGAACAATGTTTGCATGATTGGGGTTTGTGGTATGGGGGGATCTGGAAAGACAACTCTGGCTAGAGTTGTCTATGGAAAGTTTCGTGGTTATTTTGAAGGTTCTTCCTTTATTGCTAATGTTAGggaatattcaaaaaaaattgatttgctTCAATTACAGCAGCTGCTTCTAGCAGATATTTTGGAGGAAAGAAATATAGATATAAGGAATGTTTATCACGGAGTTGACATGATCAAGAGAAGGCTATGTCATAAAAAAGTTCTAATTGTTCTGGATGATGTTAATAAATTGGATCAACTAGAAAACTTGGCTGGAGAGTGTGGCTGGTTTGGATTGAAGAGTTTGATCATCATAACGACTAGAGATGAACATTTGTTGGTCCAACATGGAgtgcataaaatatataaacctAATGCATTAAGCAGTGATGattctttaaaactcttttgtttgaaaGCCTTCAAAAATGAGCAACCCAAAGAAGGTTATATGCAGCTCTCCCAAGATGTTGTTCACTATGCTAATGGCCATCCATTAGCTCTTGTAACTTTTGGTTCCTTTTTGTTTGGAAGAACAATGGATGTTTGGCAAAGTGCATTGgacagatttaaaaaaattcctaaaaggGAAATATTTGACACACTTAAAGTAAGTTATGATGGCCTAGAGGAAATGTGGAAGGATATATTTCTAGATGTTGCATGTTTCTTTAGAGGGAAGATGAAAGATCAAGTAATAGAGATATTAGAGACCTGTGGTTTTGATGCAAGAATTGGAATACAAGTTCTCATGGATAAATCTCTTCTAACCCTAGAAAATGGCGCATTGCAAATGCATGATCTATTacaagaaatgggtatggaaaTTGTTCGTCAAGAATCACGTGAAGAGCCTGGGAAGCGTAGTAGGTTGTGGCTTCGTAAGGATTTATTTCATGTATTGATGAACAATACG GCAACAAAAGCAATTCAAGCCATAGTTCTAGAGTTTGGAGGGGATGGGGCATATCGGCACATTGAATCCTATTCTGAAGTTTTTTCAAGGATGTGTAATCTTAGATTGCTTATAATTGATAACGTGCACATACCAAATGGCCTCAATCATCTTTCTAATGAATTAAGACTTCTTGAATGGCATGgttattcttcaaaatgttTGCCATCCAGATTCCAATCAAAAGAGCTTGTTGAACTTAAACTGCAGTTTAGCAAAATTGAATATCTTTGGAGAGGCGAAAAG TATTTAGACAAGTTAAAATTCATCGACCTTGAACATTCCATAAACCTTATGAGGACACCTGACTTCTCAGGGGTTCCAAGACTTGAGAAACTATGTCTAAGAGGTTGCATAAATTTGGTTGAGATCCACCCATCTATTGGACAACTCAGTAAGCTTACTGTTTTAAATTTGGAATTCTGCCAATCTCTTATCAATCTTCCAAGCAGCATGGATGGTTTAAGGTCTCTTGAAGTACTCATTCTTTTGGGATGCTCAAAACTTGCCAAACTACCAGAGAACTTGGGGAAAATTGAATGTTTAAAGGAACTTGATTTGACTGGAGCTGCTATTCGGGAAGTTCCCTCTTCCATTAGTTTCTTGATATGTTGTGGATGTGAAAAGCAATTTTTTAAGTCGAGGCTTGATAGTGTTTTCAGCGTTCGCttgttaaaatatttagcaCTATCTACAAACAACCTTGTCTTTGCCTTGCCTGCAAGCATCAGTCAACTTCCGAAATTGGAAGCTCTTAATTTGGGCAACTGCATACAACTTCACTCATTGCCAGATCTTCCATCAAATGTAAGATATATAAATGCTAAAGGTTGTTCTTCCCTAGAAGCATCACCAGCATTGCTCAGTATGAGCAATTTGTCGCAAccatcaatttcattttttaattgctGCAAGCTGGTTGAGTATAAAGAGGGCAGTGATGGTCTGGCATTTGCAATGTTGAAACGTTACCTACAG GGACTCATTTATCCAAAAACAGGATTATACGAAACTTCTACCAAAAGGAAAGATAGATCTAAAGCTGCATTCCAGATAATTATTCCCGGATTGGATGTTCCTCAGTGGTTAACTCATCAAAGGATTGGGTATTCAATAAGCATAGAGCTGCCTCCAAATTGGTGTAATAGTAGGTGGATGGGATTTGCTTTGTGTGCTCTTTTCAGAATTAATTGTTACGGATATTCAAGTGAAAGTTATAGTCTTAAAGGTCACGTGAAAGCCCTTGGTGATTTGCCTCAGCATACTTTTAAAGTTATTGGAGAGACATCCTTTGAAGTTGTCATTGGGGAGACTTCCTTTGATTATAGTGTTGGTCACCTTTGGCTATTGTATTGGTCTCGTGATGATTTGCTAGGTACACATTGGAACGGTCATGAATGCAGTCAGATTAATGTTGTATTTGACAGCAATAGCCCAAGTGTGGAGGTGATTAAATGTGCAGTCCGTTTGATATATGAGCAAGATGTGGAAGAGTTCAACCAAACAACTGCCCAATGCAGCACTAGCTGTGTCATTACTTCTGAGGGTTTAGATTGCGTCCAtcatgaatttgaaaattcagCAGTAGAAAAAGCTACCAAAATTATAAGAACCTATGATGACAATAACAGGGCAGAACATAGTGCAAGTTGGAGTTTTCATGAGGAAACTGTAAGAG TGGCCAAAACAAAGGATGGGAAGAAGGAAATTAAAGGCGAGCAATTTAGGTGGTCAAAACCAATGCAATGTTTGTTACTTGAGATACTTGCTAATGACGCTACTAAAGGAAATAAGCCATCCAATACATTTATGCCCAGATCATTAGCTCGAGCAGCCCAAGAAATTAGTGGGAAATTTGGGGTTGAATGCCAACTTAATCATGTGGAGAATTGTCTTCGAACCATTGAAAGCATTTGGAGTACCATTACAAAACTAcgtaatagaaaaaaaatttttggatggAATGATAATCTGAAAATGATTACTTGTGAAAAGAAAGTGTATGATGAGGAAGTAATG gcaCATCCAGATCATGAGCAATATTTGAACAAGAAAATTGAGATGTATGATAAGATGGCTCTGATTTTTTGTAAAGACAATGCAACATGGGGTTCTGCAAAGTCTTTTAGTGGTATTGAATCAGAAAAAAGGATCCTTGAATTGGAGTCAAATGCTCTAGACATTGATTTTGAGAAGGCATCAAAAGGGAAGCAAGTTAGTTCTTCAAATGCAGCTTTATCTGGAGCAAGCTCTCTTAGAAAAAGGAGTCGTATGAACCAAGATGCTAATTATGGTAAGTTTTCCAAACAACTCCGTAAGGTTGAGCTagcaattaaaaaactcaaaaaagatCAACTTGATGTGAATGAGCTTTATGAAGAAGTTATGAAGATAGAAAGGTTTAGCGAAGTTATGCTTGCATTTGCCTTTGACTATTTGGTGGATAATGAAAGGGTAGCAAAAGCATTCATGGCCAAGAATGCTAGACTCCGAACATTGTGGTTAGAGAGTTTCTTTAATCAAAATGGTATTCATGGGAATTAG
- the LOC126698138 gene encoding TMV resistance protein N-like isoform X1 gives MSTQGGSTLSLSSSLTPRWKHDVFLSFKGEDTRNSFTDHLYTALKQKGILTFKYDEKIERGKAISREILEAIEESRFSIVILSKNYASSIWCLDELVQIIRCSKERGVTVLPVFYDVDPSDVRRQRGTFSIPFAVYMEKIEMWRAALTEVANLSGWLVQDGHVSELIQSIVELISQNLSSSFSSITNDLVGIDSLVEELITSYLDLGNNVCMIGVCGMGGSGKTTLARVVYGKFRGYFEGSSFIANVREYSKKIDLLQLQQLLLADILEERNIDIRNVYHGVDMIKRRLCHKKVLIVLDDVNKLDQLENLAGECGWFGLKSLIIITTRDEHLLVQHGVHKIYKPNALSSDDSLKLFCLKAFKNEQPKEGYMQLSQDVVHYANGHPLALVTFGSFLFGRTMDVWQSALDRFKKIPKREIFDTLKVSYDGLEEMWKDIFLDVACFFRGKMKDQVIEILETCGFDARIGIQVLMDKSLLTLENGALQMHDLLQEMGMEIVRQESREEPGKRSRLWLRKDLFHVLMNNTATKAIQAIVLEFGGDGAYRHIESYSEVFSRMCNLRLLIIDNVHIPNGLNHLSNELRLLEWHGYSSKCLPSRFQSKELVELKLQFSKIEYLWRGEKYLDKLKFIDLEHSINLMRTPDFSGVPRLEKLCLRGCINLVEIHPSIGQLSKLTVLNLEFCQSLINLPSSMDGLRSLEVLILLGCSKLAKLPENLGKIECLKELDLTGAAIREVPSSISFLICCGCEKQFFKSRLDSVFSVRLLKYLALSTNNLVFALPASISQLPKLEALNLGNCIQLHSLPDLPSNVRYINAKGCSSLEASPALLSMSNLSQPSISFFNCCKLVEYKEGSDGLAFAMLKRYLQGLIYPKTGLYETSTKRKDRSKAAFQIIIPGLDVPQWLTHQRIGYSISIELPPNWCNSRWMGFALCALFRINCYGYSSESYSLKGHVKALGDLPQHTFKVIGETSFEVVIGETSFDYSVGHLWLLYWSRDDLLGTHWNGHECSQINVVFDSNSPSVEVIKCAVRLIYEQDVEEFNQTTAQCSTSCVITSEGLDCVHHEFENSAVEKATKIIRTYDDNNRAEHSASWSFHEETVRAVAKTKDGKKEIKGEQFRWSKPMQCLLLEILANDATKGNKPSNTFMPRSLARAAQEISGKFGVECQLNHVENCLRTIESIWSTITKLRNRKKIFGWNDNLKMITCEKKVYDEEVMAHPDHEQYLNKKIEMYDKMALIFCKDNATWGSAKSFSGIESEKRILELESNALDIDFEKASKGKQVSSSNAALSGASSLRKRSRMNQDANYGKFSKQLRKVELAIKKLKKDQLDVNELYEEVMKIERFSEVMLAFAFDYLVDNERVAKAFMAKNARLRTLWLESFFNQNGIHGN, from the exons ATGAGCACTCAAGGAGGGTCAACGTTATCACTGTCTTCTTCTTTGACACCCCGGTGGAAACACGATGTGTTTCTCAGTTTTAAAGGCGAGGACACCCGTAATAGTTTTACGGACCATTTATATACTGCTTTGAAACAGAAGGGCATTTTGACCTTTAAGTATGATGAGAAAATTGAGAGAGGAAAAGCTATTTCACGAGAGATCCTGGAAGCAATAGAAGAATCGAGGTTTTCAATTGTCATTCTCTCAAAAAACTATGCGTCTTCGATATGGTGCTTGGATGAGCTTGTTCAAATCATCAGATGCAGTAAAGAGAGGGGAGTGACAGTTCTGCCGGTTTTTTATGATGTGGATCCATCTGATGTACGGAGACAGAGGGGAACTTTCTCAATTCCTTTTGCTGTATATATGGAGAAGATTGAAATGTGGAGAGCTGCTTTGACTGAAGTGGCGAATCTGTCTGGTTGGCTTGTTCAGGATGG GCATGTGTCAGAATTAATCCAAAGCATTGTGGAACTCATCTCACAAAATCTGAGTTCGAGTTTTTCCAGCATTACCAATGACTTGGTAGGAATAGATTCTTTAGTGGAAGAATTGATCACTTCATATTTAGATCTTGGGAACAATGTTTGCATGATTGGGGTTTGTGGTATGGGGGGATCTGGAAAGACAACTCTGGCTAGAGTTGTCTATGGAAAGTTTCGTGGTTATTTTGAAGGTTCTTCCTTTATTGCTAATGTTAGggaatattcaaaaaaaattgatttgctTCAATTACAGCAGCTGCTTCTAGCAGATATTTTGGAGGAAAGAAATATAGATATAAGGAATGTTTATCACGGAGTTGACATGATCAAGAGAAGGCTATGTCATAAAAAAGTTCTAATTGTTCTGGATGATGTTAATAAATTGGATCAACTAGAAAACTTGGCTGGAGAGTGTGGCTGGTTTGGATTGAAGAGTTTGATCATCATAACGACTAGAGATGAACATTTGTTGGTCCAACATGGAgtgcataaaatatataaacctAATGCATTAAGCAGTGATGattctttaaaactcttttgtttgaaaGCCTTCAAAAATGAGCAACCCAAAGAAGGTTATATGCAGCTCTCCCAAGATGTTGTTCACTATGCTAATGGCCATCCATTAGCTCTTGTAACTTTTGGTTCCTTTTTGTTTGGAAGAACAATGGATGTTTGGCAAAGTGCATTGgacagatttaaaaaaattcctaaaaggGAAATATTTGACACACTTAAAGTAAGTTATGATGGCCTAGAGGAAATGTGGAAGGATATATTTCTAGATGTTGCATGTTTCTTTAGAGGGAAGATGAAAGATCAAGTAATAGAGATATTAGAGACCTGTGGTTTTGATGCAAGAATTGGAATACAAGTTCTCATGGATAAATCTCTTCTAACCCTAGAAAATGGCGCATTGCAAATGCATGATCTATTacaagaaatgggtatggaaaTTGTTCGTCAAGAATCACGTGAAGAGCCTGGGAAGCGTAGTAGGTTGTGGCTTCGTAAGGATTTATTTCATGTATTGATGAACAATACG GCAACAAAAGCAATTCAAGCCATAGTTCTAGAGTTTGGAGGGGATGGGGCATATCGGCACATTGAATCCTATTCTGAAGTTTTTTCAAGGATGTGTAATCTTAGATTGCTTATAATTGATAACGTGCACATACCAAATGGCCTCAATCATCTTTCTAATGAATTAAGACTTCTTGAATGGCATGgttattcttcaaaatgttTGCCATCCAGATTCCAATCAAAAGAGCTTGTTGAACTTAAACTGCAGTTTAGCAAAATTGAATATCTTTGGAGAGGCGAAAAG TATTTAGACAAGTTAAAATTCATCGACCTTGAACATTCCATAAACCTTATGAGGACACCTGACTTCTCAGGGGTTCCAAGACTTGAGAAACTATGTCTAAGAGGTTGCATAAATTTGGTTGAGATCCACCCATCTATTGGACAACTCAGTAAGCTTACTGTTTTAAATTTGGAATTCTGCCAATCTCTTATCAATCTTCCAAGCAGCATGGATGGTTTAAGGTCTCTTGAAGTACTCATTCTTTTGGGATGCTCAAAACTTGCCAAACTACCAGAGAACTTGGGGAAAATTGAATGTTTAAAGGAACTTGATTTGACTGGAGCTGCTATTCGGGAAGTTCCCTCTTCCATTAGTTTCTTGATATGTTGTGGATGTGAAAAGCAATTTTTTAAGTCGAGGCTTGATAGTGTTTTCAGCGTTCGCttgttaaaatatttagcaCTATCTACAAACAACCTTGTCTTTGCCTTGCCTGCAAGCATCAGTCAACTTCCGAAATTGGAAGCTCTTAATTTGGGCAACTGCATACAACTTCACTCATTGCCAGATCTTCCATCAAATGTAAGATATATAAATGCTAAAGGTTGTTCTTCCCTAGAAGCATCACCAGCATTGCTCAGTATGAGCAATTTGTCGCAAccatcaatttcattttttaattgctGCAAGCTGGTTGAGTATAAAGAGGGCAGTGATGGTCTGGCATTTGCAATGTTGAAACGTTACCTACAG GGACTCATTTATCCAAAAACAGGATTATACGAAACTTCTACCAAAAGGAAAGATAGATCTAAAGCTGCATTCCAGATAATTATTCCCGGATTGGATGTTCCTCAGTGGTTAACTCATCAAAGGATTGGGTATTCAATAAGCATAGAGCTGCCTCCAAATTGGTGTAATAGTAGGTGGATGGGATTTGCTTTGTGTGCTCTTTTCAGAATTAATTGTTACGGATATTCAAGTGAAAGTTATAGTCTTAAAGGTCACGTGAAAGCCCTTGGTGATTTGCCTCAGCATACTTTTAAAGTTATTGGAGAGACATCCTTTGAAGTTGTCATTGGGGAGACTTCCTTTGATTATAGTGTTGGTCACCTTTGGCTATTGTATTGGTCTCGTGATGATTTGCTAGGTACACATTGGAACGGTCATGAATGCAGTCAGATTAATGTTGTATTTGACAGCAATAGCCCAAGTGTGGAGGTGATTAAATGTGCAGTCCGTTTGATATATGAGCAAGATGTGGAAGAGTTCAACCAAACAACTGCCCAATGCAGCACTAGCTGTGTCATTACTTCTGAGGGTTTAGATTGCGTCCAtcatgaatttgaaaattcagCAGTAGAAAAAGCTACCAAAATTATAAGAACCTATGATGACAATAACAGGGCAGAACATAGTGCAAGTTGGAGTTTTCATGAGGAAACTGTAAGAG CAGTGGCCAAAACAAAGGATGGGAAGAAGGAAATTAAAGGCGAGCAATTTAGGTGGTCAAAACCAATGCAATGTTTGTTACTTGAGATACTTGCTAATGACGCTACTAAAGGAAATAAGCCATCCAATACATTTATGCCCAGATCATTAGCTCGAGCAGCCCAAGAAATTAGTGGGAAATTTGGGGTTGAATGCCAACTTAATCATGTGGAGAATTGTCTTCGAACCATTGAAAGCATTTGGAGTACCATTACAAAACTAcgtaatagaaaaaaaatttttggatggAATGATAATCTGAAAATGATTACTTGTGAAAAGAAAGTGTATGATGAGGAAGTAATG gcaCATCCAGATCATGAGCAATATTTGAACAAGAAAATTGAGATGTATGATAAGATGGCTCTGATTTTTTGTAAAGACAATGCAACATGGGGTTCTGCAAAGTCTTTTAGTGGTATTGAATCAGAAAAAAGGATCCTTGAATTGGAGTCAAATGCTCTAGACATTGATTTTGAGAAGGCATCAAAAGGGAAGCAAGTTAGTTCTTCAAATGCAGCTTTATCTGGAGCAAGCTCTCTTAGAAAAAGGAGTCGTATGAACCAAGATGCTAATTATGGTAAGTTTTCCAAACAACTCCGTAAGGTTGAGCTagcaattaaaaaactcaaaaaagatCAACTTGATGTGAATGAGCTTTATGAAGAAGTTATGAAGATAGAAAGGTTTAGCGAAGTTATGCTTGCATTTGCCTTTGACTATTTGGTGGATAATGAAAGGGTAGCAAAAGCATTCATGGCCAAGAATGCTAGACTCCGAACATTGTGGTTAGAGAGTTTCTTTAATCAAAATGGTATTCATGGGAATTAG